The proteins below come from a single Borreliella afzelii genomic window:
- a CDS encoding glycoside hydrolase family 3 N-terminal domain-containing protein — translation MDFLKIITFLFFSLNLFAIESLPEIDYEYFNRDKSDLVDLMKFLGEFDFQTILKDRNLFIGIRNLTNFNNFQGLNTDDINRIKKINPIGIILFRENLKDAEQTKKLITAIKSHIGHDIFVAIDEEGGVVSRASENKKMGVYNFPAMEYVGGVEDLHLIYKIGEVLAKQLRRLGINLNMAPVADIKFVPHTPLLNRTFGGYSAYNIGLMVEAFIDGMQNHGVFSAIKHFPGLGGTTIDTHKYLAFLPYSKSFLMLNNFVPFVFGKAAKFIMIGHVNVPKISKDITSMSKSIVNIIRENLNITSIMITDSYDMGAITKSFSNVENAIKKSLSSGINIVLIP, via the coding sequence ATGGACTTTTTGAAAATTATAACTTTTTTATTTTTTTCTTTAAATTTATTTGCGATAGAATCTTTGCCAGAAATAGATTATGAATATTTTAATAGGGATAAATCAGATCTTGTGGATTTGATGAAATTTTTAGGTGAATTTGATTTTCAAACTATTTTAAAAGATAGAAATCTGTTTATTGGAATTAGAAATTTAACAAATTTTAATAATTTTCAAGGACTTAATACCGACGATATTAATAGAATCAAAAAAATTAATCCGATTGGTATAATTTTATTTAGAGAAAATTTAAAAGATGCTGAGCAGACAAAAAAATTGATTACTGCAATAAAAAGTCATATTGGACATGATATTTTTGTTGCTATTGATGAAGAGGGAGGGGTAGTTAGTAGGGCTAGTGAAAATAAAAAAATGGGGGTTTATAATTTTCCAGCCATGGAGTATGTAGGGGGTGTTGAAGATTTACATCTTATTTATAAAATTGGCGAAGTTCTTGCTAAACAATTGCGTAGACTAGGTATTAATTTAAATATGGCTCCAGTTGCCGACATAAAATTTGTACCACATACCCCTTTACTAAATAGAACATTTGGAGGATATTCTGCTTATAATATTGGGCTTATGGTAGAAGCTTTTATTGATGGCATGCAGAATCATGGAGTATTTTCGGCAATTAAACATTTTCCTGGATTAGGAGGAACGACCATAGATACGCATAAATATTTGGCGTTTTTGCCTTATAGTAAAAGTTTTTTAATGTTAAATAACTTTGTTCCGTTTGTTTTTGGCAAGGCTGCTAAATTTATTATGATTGGCCATGTAAATGTCCCAAAAATTTCCAAAGATATAACTAGCATGTCCAAGAGTATTGTTAATATTATAAGGGAAAATTTAAATATTACTAGTATTATGATAACAGATTCTTATGATATGGGAGCAATTACAAAAAGTTTTTCTAATGTTGAAAATGCTATTAAAAAGTCTTTAAGTTCAGGTATAAATATAGTTCTTATTCCTTAG